A window from Candidatus Nitrospira neomarina encodes these proteins:
- a CDS encoding molybdopterin-dependent oxidoreductase, with protein MFLSRRQFLKVSAGTVAAVALADKALALTALQPVIEVGNPLGEYPDRSWERVYHDQYRYDSSFTWVCSPNDTHACRIRAFVRNGVVMRVEQNYDHQTYEDLYGNRGTFAHNPRMCLKGFTMHRRVYGPYRLKGPLMRRGWKEWMDDGSPEFTPAIQTKYKFNARYLDDMLRVSWDTAFTYLAKAMIIIANRYSGEYGARKLREQGYPPEMIEMMKGSGVRSFKFRAGMPVLGIIGKMGITRMNGGCGALLDSYVRKVGPENAQGGRYWNNYTWHGDQDPSQPWWNGTQNCDIDLADMRFCKFNTSWGKNFVENKMPEAHWKLESIERGARIAVITPEYNPTAYRADYWIPIRPESDGSFFLGACKMIVDEGLFDADFVRANTDMPLLVRTDTLQYLDPRDVIKDYQFPDFTSTYSGKVQTLKPAEIARLGGIMVWDLNKNQAVPIHRELVGWHFKKSGIDPALTGTHRVRLLTGREVDVMPIFQMYQVHLQDYDLDTVHQICRSPKDLIVRWARDMGTVKPAAIHNGEGVCHYFHMTQNGRAAALTLIYSGNMGKFGSGCHTWSGNYKAGTWAATPWSGSGLAVHTGEDPFKITTDPNAHGKEIKTRSYYYGEEVGYWNHGDTALIVNTPKYGRRVFTGKTHMPTPSKFRWVANVNVLNNSKHHYDMVKNVDPHNECLVHQEVEMTSDVNHFDVSFAVNTWMEFTYPEHTATVSNPWFQVWKGGIRPLYDTRNDLDTVAGVAAKLTEMTGDGRFRDYFKFVYDNRVDVYLQRLLDAGNCSYGYNADTMLKSEKGWMVMTRTYPRHPFWEETNESKPMWTRSGRLETYRVEPEAIEYGENFIVHREGPEATPYLPNAIMSSNPYIRPDDYGVPITAQHHDDKTVRNIKLPWAEIKRYANPLWEKGYQFYCVTPKTRHRVHSQWSVNDWVQMYESNFGDAYRMDKRTPGVGEHQIHINPSAAKDRGINDGDYVYVDGNPVDRPYRGWKPSDPYYKVARLMIRAKYNPAFPYHVTMAKHAPFVSTAKSVKGHETRPDGRAIALDTGYQSNFRYGAQQSFTRSWLMPMHQTDSLPGKHPVAWKFKWGFAIDHHAVNTTPKECLIRITKAEDGGIGGRGPWEPVRTGFTPGQENEFMIKWLKGDHIKIKV; from the coding sequence ATGTTTCTTTCTAGACGTCAATTCTTGAAAGTTTCTGCCGGGACTGTGGCGGCAGTCGCACTTGCCGATAAGGCTCTGGCCTTAACCGCCTTGCAGCCAGTCATTGAAGTGGGTAACCCCCTTGGTGAATATCCTGACCGTTCATGGGAGCGGGTCTACCACGACCAATATCGCTATGACAGTTCGTTTACCTGGGTTTGTTCCCCCAACGATACCCATGCCTGCCGCATTCGTGCGTTTGTGCGGAACGGGGTCGTGATGCGGGTTGAGCAAAATTATGACCATCAAACATATGAAGATCTCTATGGCAACCGTGGGACGTTCGCGCACAACCCCCGTATGTGTTTGAAGGGTTTTACGATGCATCGTCGGGTGTATGGTCCATACCGTTTAAAGGGGCCCTTGATGCGTCGAGGGTGGAAGGAATGGATGGATGACGGAAGCCCGGAATTCACTCCTGCTATTCAGACGAAATACAAGTTTAATGCGCGGTATTTGGACGACATGTTGCGGGTGTCCTGGGATACGGCGTTTACCTATTTGGCTAAGGCTATGATCATCATTGCCAACCGGTATAGCGGAGAATATGGGGCGCGCAAACTGCGTGAGCAAGGCTATCCACCGGAGATGATTGAAATGATGAAAGGCTCTGGAGTCCGGTCATTTAAATTCCGGGCCGGTATGCCTGTTTTGGGTATCATTGGGAAAATGGGCATTACCCGGATGAATGGCGGCTGCGGGGCTCTATTGGATTCCTACGTCAGAAAAGTCGGGCCTGAAAATGCTCAAGGAGGACGATACTGGAATAACTATACCTGGCACGGCGACCAGGACCCTTCCCAGCCCTGGTGGAATGGGACTCAAAATTGCGATATCGATTTGGCAGATATGCGGTTCTGTAAATTCAACACCAGTTGGGGTAAAAACTTCGTCGAAAACAAGATGCCGGAAGCCCACTGGAAACTGGAGTCGATTGAACGGGGTGCGCGAATTGCGGTCATTACCCCGGAATACAATCCGACGGCATATCGAGCCGACTACTGGATTCCCATCCGTCCCGAGTCAGATGGGTCCTTCTTTTTAGGGGCCTGCAAAATGATCGTGGATGAGGGTTTGTTCGATGCGGATTTCGTGCGGGCCAACACCGATATGCCACTGCTGGTTCGTACCGATACCCTTCAATATTTAGATCCGCGTGATGTCATTAAAGATTACCAGTTTCCTGATTTTACCAGTACCTATTCGGGCAAAGTGCAGACCCTGAAACCTGCGGAAATCGCCAGGTTAGGGGGAATCATGGTCTGGGATCTGAATAAAAATCAAGCGGTACCCATTCATCGTGAATTGGTAGGCTGGCATTTCAAGAAGAGTGGTATTGATCCGGCGTTGACGGGGACGCATCGGGTTCGGTTGCTTACCGGCCGGGAAGTGGACGTGATGCCGATTTTCCAAATGTATCAAGTCCATCTGCAAGACTATGATTTGGATACGGTCCATCAAATCTGTCGGTCGCCGAAGGATCTGATCGTTCGGTGGGCGCGAGATATGGGTACGGTCAAACCGGCGGCTATTCATAACGGAGAGGGTGTGTGCCATTACTTCCACATGACGCAAAACGGTCGTGCGGCGGCATTGACGCTCATTTATTCCGGAAATATGGGGAAATTCGGGAGCGGTTGCCATACCTGGTCCGGGAATTACAAGGCGGGTACATGGGCGGCAACACCATGGTCAGGATCCGGTCTTGCTGTGCATACCGGAGAGGATCCATTCAAGATCACGACGGACCCCAATGCTCATGGAAAAGAAATAAAAACCAGAAGTTACTACTATGGGGAAGAAGTCGGATATTGGAATCACGGCGATACGGCGTTGATTGTGAATACGCCCAAATATGGTCGTCGGGTGTTTACCGGAAAGACGCATATGCCGACACCGAGTAAATTCCGGTGGGTGGCCAACGTGAATGTGTTGAATAATTCGAAGCACCATTATGACATGGTCAAGAACGTGGATCCGCATAATGAATGTCTCGTGCATCAAGAAGTGGAAATGACCTCGGATGTCAACCATTTCGATGTGTCGTTTGCCGTGAATACCTGGATGGAGTTTACCTATCCAGAGCATACGGCGACGGTGTCGAATCCATGGTTCCAAGTATGGAAAGGCGGCATCCGGCCGTTGTATGACACGCGGAACGATTTGGATACGGTGGCGGGCGTGGCGGCTAAACTCACCGAAATGACCGGTGATGGCCGGTTCCGCGATTACTTCAAATTTGTCTATGACAATCGCGTGGACGTGTACCTCCAACGATTGTTGGATGCCGGTAACTGTTCCTATGGGTATAACGCGGACACGATGTTGAAATCGGAAAAGGGTTGGATGGTGATGACCCGGACCTATCCTCGACATCCATTTTGGGAAGAGACCAACGAATCGAAACCGATGTGGACCCGCAGCGGTCGCCTGGAGACCTACCGGGTGGAGCCGGAAGCCATTGAATATGGGGAAAACTTCATCGTGCATCGTGAAGGGCCAGAGGCCACTCCCTATTTGCCAAATGCGATTATGTCATCCAATCCGTATATCCGGCCGGATGACTATGGTGTGCCGATCACGGCGCAACATCATGACGACAAAACCGTCCGCAACATCAAGTTGCCCTGGGCGGAAATTAAACGATACGCCAATCCGCTCTGGGAGAAGGGGTATCAGTTCTATTGCGTAACGCCGAAGACCCGGCATCGGGTGCATAGCCAATGGTCGGTGAATGACTGGGTGCAGATGTATGAATCCAACTTTGGTGATGCCTATCGGATGGATAAGCGGACGCCAGGGGTGGGTGAACATCAAATCCATATCAACCCATCAGCGGCCAAAGATCGTGGGATCAACGACGGGGACTATGTCTACGTCGATGGGAACCCGGTGGACCGGCCGTATCGTGGCTGGAAGCCCAGCGATCCCTATTACAAGGTAGCGCGATTGATGATCCGGGCGAAGTACAACCCGGCCTTCCCGTACCATGTCACGATGGCCAAGCATGCGCCGTTCGTGTCGACGGCGAAGTCGGTAAAGGGGCATGAAACCCGGCCGGACGGACGGGCGATTGCACTGGATACCGGCTATCAATCGAACTTCCGGTATGGAGCGCAGCAGTCCTTTACTCGTAGTTGGCTGATGCCGATGCATCAAACCGACTCGTTACCGGGTAAACATCCAGTTGCCTGGAAATTCAAATGGGGTTTTGCGATTGATCATCATGCGGTCAATACGACGCCGAAGGAATGTCTCATCCGGATCACGAAAGCGGAGGATGGCGGCATCGGTGGTCGGGGGCCGTGGGAACCGGTCCGGACCGGGTTCACGCCAGGCCAGGAGAATGAGTTCATGATCAAATGGCTGAAGGGTGATCATATTAAGATCAAAGTGTAG
- a CDS encoding carboxypeptidase-like regulatory domain-containing protein gives MKSTVVQLIGMTLGILGMWAIPVWAYEESQVKQGGTIRGLVTLAGGMPKAMAFNLVTIPDPVFCGRISTGTGWRIVEDFILGSQGSLKDAIVMLKGIEKGKAFDLPKVTIEAKDCDFLPFVNVLRDQDELTVINMDPVEHDIQGYETARDRGARVLFNRPLPMNPFHKVLDLIHRHDHLPGKPMIEKIHLQKDRNIFVMQCGFHPYMFSWGVVVDNPYYAITTEDGRFEISDIPPGAYTLSVWHAGMKKYLTREVTIEPNGLISVNFEYQSPVGRRSVHEIQENPHFGLGLLGEEVIIPSLRLQHPS, from the coding sequence ATGAAAAGCACGGTGGTACAGTTGATTGGGATGACGTTGGGTATCCTGGGAATGTGGGCCATCCCGGTTTGGGCCTATGAAGAAAGTCAGGTTAAACAAGGAGGAACGATTCGTGGACTAGTAACTTTAGCTGGAGGGATGCCTAAAGCCATGGCCTTTAATTTGGTCACGATACCTGATCCGGTTTTTTGTGGGCGAATTTCAACCGGAACAGGATGGCGTATTGTTGAAGATTTCATCCTGGGATCTCAGGGCTCGCTGAAGGACGCGATTGTGATGCTCAAGGGTATTGAAAAAGGGAAAGCTTTTGATTTGCCAAAAGTGACAATCGAAGCGAAGGATTGTGATTTTCTGCCATTTGTCAATGTGTTGAGGGATCAGGATGAACTGACGGTCATTAATATGGATCCAGTGGAACATGATATTCAGGGATACGAGACTGCTCGTGATCGTGGTGCGAGGGTCTTGTTTAATCGCCCTCTTCCAATGAATCCTTTTCATAAAGTATTAGATTTGATCCACAGGCATGATCATTTACCCGGCAAGCCAATGATCGAAAAAATTCATTTGCAGAAGGATCGGAATATCTTTGTGATGCAATGCGGGTTTCATCCATATATGTTTTCCTGGGGGGTGGTGGTTGACAATCCCTATTATGCGATTACAACTGAGGATGGACGGTTTGAGATATCCGACATTCCACCAGGAGCCTATACGTTATCGGTCTGGCATGCCGGAATGAAGAAATACTTAACTCGGGAGGTGACTATTGAACCGAATGGGTTAATTTCTGTGAATTTCGAATATCAATCACCCGTGGGTCGTCGCAGTGTTCATGAAATTCAAGAAAATCCCCATTTTGGATTGGGGCTATTAGGGGAAGAAGTTATCATCCCTTCACTTCGTCTCCAACATCCCTCATAA